The sequence below is a genomic window from Granulicatella elegans.
CCTTGTCCGTTCGTTGATAAATAAATGGCTCCCATTTCATTACGAACATCCGCTCCTAGTGCTTTGAACCCTTTAATATGTTGGTCAATTGGTCTAGGTCCTAAGAAACATCCTCCTGGAAGTCCAACAACTCCTTCACCAAATTTTGCAAGAGTCGCTCCCATAAAATAATACGAAGCTCTCATACTTTGAATTTTTCCACTTGGCATTGGAATAGATAACATATTCGTTGGATCAATGGTCAATACTCCTTCTTCAAAAGTAGTATGAACATTAAAATCTCTCAAAATTTCAATTAATGCGGCTACATCTTGAATATCTGGAACACCTTCTAATACAACTGGTTCTGATCCTAAGATAGCTGCTGGAATTAAAGCTACTGTACTATTTTTAGCACCGCTAACGGTTACTTCTCCAGTTAGTGGTTTTCCTCCATTAATGACTAATTTTTTCATTGATTCAAATCCTCTCATAACATCTTCACTTCCATTATACCATGCCTTTACAAAAAGGCATACTTAAAACTTTCTCGAAAATTGTCACCCGTTTTTCCATGTTAAGTTGACAATCCTCTCTAATCTTTATACAATTTGAATCAACTAAAGGAGGATTTTTATGACTACTAAAGAAGCTGTTTTACACTATCTTCAAGAACACACTGGTGAGCCTATTTCTGGAGAAAAAATGGCACTCGCTTTAAATAAATCACGAACTTCAATCTGGAAAGCTATCCAATCTCTAAAAAAAGAAGGTTACGCTATTGAATCTTCTACAAATAAAGGATATACATTATCTCAGAACAATGATGTTTTATCAAAACAACAAATCACCCAAGAACTAATTCAACAGCATCATCCAATTGATTGGAACATTCAAACAATGGAAAGTACGACTTCAACGAATGATTTAGCAAAAATTTACGTAAATCAGAACTCCACCACTCCTGCTATCTTTATAAGTGAAGAACAAACAGCTGGTAGAGGTCGTTTAGGAAGAACATTCATTTCCCCTGCTAAATCAGGATTATATATAAGTCTCTGTTTATTTCCTACTATTGCATTAGAAGATTTGTCTCTGATTACTTGTGCAACAGCTGTTGCTTGCGTTGAAACTTTAGAACAATTAACAGGGAAATCTCTAGATATTAAATGGGTAAATGATTTATTTTATCAAGATAAAAAAGTTGGAGGTATTTTGACAGAGGTCATTAGTGATTTTGAGTCTCAACAAGTTCAATCTCTGATTGTAGGAATGGGAATCAATTTAATTGACTCACCTCAATCATTCCCTGAAGAATTACACTCTATTGTTGGAAGTATTTTTTCTTCTAAGAAGGAATATGAGACACATTCTTTTAATCGGAATCATTTTATTGCTAAATTTTTAGAAAAATGGGCATTTTATTATCAAAATCTTTCCAAAAGAGACTTTATTTCTACTTATAAGGAACATTCAAATGTAATTGGTAAATTTGTGAATGTATTCGAAGGAAGCCAAACATATTCCGCCTTTGCAAAAGATATTGATGAAAATGGTCATTTAATCATTGAAAAAGAAGATAACAGTTTACACTCATTGTCGTATGGTGAGATTAGTATTCGTACGAAATCATGAAATAATTTATAGGTGGGGCATTCTTTCACTTTCTAGCGTTCAAGTAAAAAAGATTGTTATTGATACAAAAATGGCAGAAGCCACTCTGTCGGCTTCTGCCATAAGGATATACGTCCTTTACTATTTTAGTAAACTCTTATTCATTTACGTTCTCTCAAAAATGACACATTAAAAAAAGAAATGACTTTTCTATTTTTACACTACTTCAGACAAGTCTTATTTTAATTCCTCTGTCAATTCATATAATTGATCCACTAATTTTCCTACATAAGCAATGGCTTCTTTTAGCGGTTGTTCTGTTGAAACATCACATCCGGCATGACGTGCTAAGTCTTTCGCAGAAAGGCTACCACCTAACGCTAATGTATCTTTCCAAACTTGCGCTTGAGAAGGATCTTCCTCAATCTTATTCGCAATTGCAGTACCAATTGTTAAACCAGCAGAATAAGTATATGGATATAATCCCATATAATAGTGAGGTTGACGCATCCAAGTTAGCTCTGCTCCTTCATTCACAACAAGACTATCACCGAAGAACTCTTCCATCACTTCACGTTTTACTTTAGACAACACATCTGCATTTAACATTTCATTATTGTCTACCATCTTGTAAATACGATCTTGGAATACTGCTTCTAAATAGTGAGTCACCATATTATGGAAATAAGTACGGCTAATCATATTACTGATAACCCAACGTTTGAAACGAGCATCTGTACTATTTTTCAATAAATAATTTGATACAATGACTTCATTACAAGTTGATGGAGCTTCTACAAAGTATAATGAACATTCGTTATTTAACATGGTTAACTCTTCCCCAACACGTTTAAAGTGGTAGGCATGTCCTAATTCATGAGCTAATACGAATACTTCATTCATTTTTCCAGTCCATGATAATAAAATATAGCTCGCTACTTTTGGAACAGTCGCACAGAATCCACCTGTACTCTTTCCAATATTTTGTGGGAAGTCCGTCCAACGTTTGTCGTAACTTTCGTCAATCATATCTTTATAATCTTCCCCTAAAATTCCAAGAGCTTTCTTCAAATAGTCTCTAGATTCTTCAATGGACATATCTACTTCAAAATCAGGATCCAAATTAATTTTACAGTCTGCAAATTGCATGTCTGCAACATTATGTTCTCTTGCTAATAAGCGAATATAACGTTGAATATGTGGTGCCAAATCTGTCATTAATGTACGAATTTGACGATCATATAATTCACGATCCCCATCTTGTTGATCTAATAAGTAATCAATAACGCTATCATATCCACGCATCGTTGCAATCATTTTTTCATTTTTAATCGTTGAAATATATTCATTCGCAACGGTATTTTTATAGCGATTTAATGTTTTATAGAAACTTTTCGCTGCATTACGACGAATTTCAGTATGATTATCCATTTCATGCAAGTTTTCATATAAAACAAAACTATTTTCATAAGTTTTTCCATCAGCTTCAAATGAGTCAAATTCCATATCTTCATGTTTTGTTACTTCATATAATTGATAGAAACTTGGTAAGCTAGACATATTTGATAAAACTTGTTCTGCATCTTTTGATAAAGTATGAGCTTTGGCACGAATAATTTTTTCAATAAAGTAAGATAAATCTGGACGTTTTTCTGCCACAAATTGGCGTAATAAACTTTCTTCTAGTCCTACGATTTCAGTATCATAGAAACTCATATTCAAA
It includes:
- a CDS encoding biotin--[acetyl-CoA-carboxylase] ligase, coding for MTTKEAVLHYLQEHTGEPISGEKMALALNKSRTSIWKAIQSLKKEGYAIESSTNKGYTLSQNNDVLSKQQITQELIQQHHPIDWNIQTMESTTSTNDLAKIYVNQNSTTPAIFISEEQTAGRGRLGRTFISPAKSGLYISLCLFPTIALEDLSLITCATAVACVETLEQLTGKSLDIKWVNDLFYQDKKVGGILTEVISDFESQQVQSLIVGMGINLIDSPQSFPEELHSIVGSIFSSKKEYETHSFNRNHFIAKFLEKWAFYYQNLSKRDFISTYKEHSNVIGKFVNVFEGSQTYSAFAKDIDENGHLIIEKEDNSLHSLSYGEISIRTKS
- the pepF gene encoding oligoendopeptidase F, with product MSDVKLVKRSEVDQSITWDMSLLYPSDEAYRTTLKETEAQLKSFKGKYEDKLADLEVLTAATEEYEALYETFYRLSHYAELPMTVDRFNDTVVENATLFEQLASAWALNMSFYDTEIVGLEESLLRQFVAEKRPDLSYFIEKIIRAKAHTLSKDAEQVLSNMSSLPSFYQLYEVTKHEDMEFDSFEADGKTYENSFVLYENLHEMDNHTEIRRNAAKSFYKTLNRYKNTVANEYISTIKNEKMIATMRGYDSVIDYLLDQQDGDRELYDRQIRTLMTDLAPHIQRYIRLLAREHNVADMQFADCKINLDPDFEVDMSIEESRDYLKKALGILGEDYKDMIDESYDKRWTDFPQNIGKSTGGFCATVPKVASYILLSWTGKMNEVFVLAHELGHAYHFKRVGEELTMLNNECSLYFVEAPSTCNEVIVSNYLLKNSTDARFKRWVISNMISRTYFHNMVTHYLEAVFQDRIYKMVDNNEMLNADVLSKVKREVMEEFFGDSLVVNEGAELTWMRQPHYYMGLYPYTYSAGLTIGTAIANKIEEDPSQAQVWKDTLALGGSLSAKDLARHAGCDVSTEQPLKEAIAYVGKLVDQLYELTEELK